The following proteins are encoded in a genomic region of Cryptomeria japonica chromosome 11, Sugi_1.0, whole genome shotgun sequence:
- the LOC131041224 gene encoding extensin-2 codes for MASSLTMEQNSSMAFLILSLFCLLASVAQANYYYKSPPPPPSPSPPPPYYYKSPPPPSLSPPPPFSSPPPPYHYNSPPPPSPSPPPPYRYKSPPPPSPSPPPPYRYSSPPPPSPSPPPPYHYKSPPPPSPSPPPPSPSPPPPYHYKSPPPPSPSPPPPYQYKSPPPPSPSPPPPYQYKSPPPPSPSPPPPYHYKSPPPPSPSPPPPYHYKSPPPPSPSPPPPSPSPPPPYHYKSPPPPSPSPPPPYHYKSPPPPSPSPPSPSPSPPPPYHYKSPPPPSPSPPPPYLYPSPSPYHYKSPPPPAKSPPPPPPVYKYKSPPPPVYKYTSPPPPPPFYKYKSPPPPVYKYTSPPPPHY; via the coding sequence ATGGCTTCCAGCCTAACAATGGAGCAGAATTCCTCAATGGCGTTCCTCATTCTCTCATTGTTTTGTCTGTTGGCCTCTGTAGCTCAAGCAAACTATTATTACAAatcccctcctcctccaccatctccttcTCCACCACCTCCCTATTATTACAAATCTCCTCCACCTCCCTCTCTTTCTCCACCACCACCTTtttcatctcctcctcctccatatcATTATAATTCCCCTCCACCACCATCTCCTTCTCCACCACCTCCCTATCGCTATaaatctcctcctcctccctctccttctccccctccACCATATCGCTATTCTTCTCCACCACCACCTTCTCCATCCCCTCCACCTCCATATCACTACAAGTCTCCTCCACCACCGTCTCCTTCTCCACCACCTCCTTCTCCATCCCCTCCCCCTCCTTATCACTACAAGTCTCCCCCACCACCATCTCCTTCTCCACCACCTCCCTACCAATATAAATCTCCTCCCCCACCCTCTCCATCTCCCCCACCCCCTTATCAGTACAAATCTCCCCCACCACCATCTCCTTCTCCCCCACCTCCCTACCACTATAAATCTCCTCCTCCCCCTTCCCCATCTCCGCCACCCCCATATCACTACAAGTctcccccaccaccatctccatctcctcctcccccttctccatctcctccacctccttaTCACTACAAATCTCCCCCACCACCATCTCCTTCTCCCCCACCTCCCTACCACTATAAATCTCCTCCTCCCCCTTCGCCATCTCCCCCATCACCTTCTCCATCCCCTCCCCCTCCATATCACTACAAATctcccccaccaccatctccatcaccacctccaccatatCTTTATCCATCACCATCACCATATCATTACAAATCTCCTCCACCTCCTGCAAAATCTCCACCACCTCCCCCTCCAGTCTACAAGTACAAATCTCCACCCCCTCCCGTTTACAAGTACACATCGCCCCCTCCTCCTCCCCCCTTCTACAAATATAAATCACCCCCTCCCCCAGTGTATAAGTACACTTCTCCTCCTCCACCTCATTATTAA